The Strix aluco isolate bStrAlu1 chromosome 1, bStrAlu1.hap1, whole genome shotgun sequence genome has a window encoding:
- the C1H6orf62 gene encoding uncharacterized protein C6orf62 homolog isoform X2, which yields MGDPNSRKKQALNRLRAQLRKKKESLADQFDFKMYIAFVFKDKKKKSALFEVSEVIPVMTNNYEENILKGVRDSSYSLESSLELLQKDVVQLHAPRYQSMRRDVIGCTQEMDFILWPRNDIEKIVCLLFSRWKGSDEPFRPVQAKFEFHHGDYEKQFLHVLSRKDKTGIVVNNPNQSVFLFIDRQHLQMSSAWTL from the exons ATGGGGGACCCAAACTCCCGGAAGAAACAAGCTCTGAACAGACTTCGTGCTcagcttagaaagaaaaaagaatctttaGCTGACCAGTTTGACTTCAAGATGTACATTGCCTTTGTGTTCAAAGACAAG AAGAAGAAGTCAGCGCTTTTTGAAGTGTCTGAAGTGATACCAGTCATGACCAataattatgaagaaaatatcCTGAAAGGTGTGCGGGATTCCAGCTATTCTTTGGAAAGTTCCTTAGAGCTTCTGCAGAAGGATGTAGTACAGCTTCATGCACCCCGCTACCAGTCTATGCGCAGG GATGTGATCGGCTGTACCCAGGAGATGGACTTCATTCTTTGGCCTCGTAATGATATTGAGAAGATAGTCTGTCTCCTGTTTTCTCGGTGGAAGGGATCTGATGAACCCTTTAGGCCTGTTCAG GCCAAGTTTGAATTTCATCACGGTGACTATGAAAAACAGTTTCTGCATGTTCTGAGCCGAAAGGACAAGACTGGAATTGTTGTCAACAACCCTAACCAGTCAGTGTTTCTCTTCATTGACAGACAGCACTTGCAG aTGTCTTCTGCATGGACTTTGTGA
- the C1H6orf62 gene encoding uncharacterized protein C6orf62 homolog isoform X1: MGDPNSRKKQALNRLRAQLRKKKESLADQFDFKMYIAFVFKDKKKKSALFEVSEVIPVMTNNYEENILKGVRDSSYSLESSLELLQKDVVQLHAPRYQSMRRDVIGCTQEMDFILWPRNDIEKIVCLLFSRWKGSDEPFRPVQAKFEFHHGDYEKQFLHVLSRKDKTGIVVNNPNQSVFLFIDRQHLQTPKNKATIFKLCSICLYLPQEQLTHWTVGTIEDHLRPYMPE, translated from the exons ATGGGGGACCCAAACTCCCGGAAGAAACAAGCTCTGAACAGACTTCGTGCTcagcttagaaagaaaaaagaatctttaGCTGACCAGTTTGACTTCAAGATGTACATTGCCTTTGTGTTCAAAGACAAG AAGAAGAAGTCAGCGCTTTTTGAAGTGTCTGAAGTGATACCAGTCATGACCAataattatgaagaaaatatcCTGAAAGGTGTGCGGGATTCCAGCTATTCTTTGGAAAGTTCCTTAGAGCTTCTGCAGAAGGATGTAGTACAGCTTCATGCACCCCGCTACCAGTCTATGCGCAGG GATGTGATCGGCTGTACCCAGGAGATGGACTTCATTCTTTGGCCTCGTAATGATATTGAGAAGATAGTCTGTCTCCTGTTTTCTCGGTGGAAGGGATCTGATGAACCCTTTAGGCCTGTTCAG GCCAAGTTTGAATTTCATCACGGTGACTATGAAAAACAGTTTCTGCATGTTCTGAGCCGAAAGGACAAGACTGGAATTGTTGTCAACAACCCTAACCAGTCAGTGTTTCTCTTCATTGACAGACAGCACTTGCAG ACTCCAAAAAACAAAGCTACAATCTTCAAGTTATGCAGCATCTGCCTGTACCTGCCACAGGAGCAGCTCACTCACTGGACGGTTGGTACCATAGAGGATCACCTCCGTCCTTACATGCCAGAGTAA